Proteins found in one Myxococcus virescens genomic segment:
- the mutS gene encoding DNA mismatch repair protein MutS has translation MTPEVGPVNEGAGAREIASLTPMMRQYMEVKALHPDSLLFFRLGDFYEMFFEDAVKASEILQITLTARSKGADKVPMCGVPYHAARRYIGRLVSEGLKVAICEQVEEPGNGPGIVRREVTRVITPGMVLDEEVLEPQASNFLAAVSWNDKGWGAALLEASTGEFMALEAPGIAELAESLSRVEPRELLVPDGKRDAPEVVQLLARLVRTPAVAEGEAASFDPTRAAGYLRSHFAVQSLSAFGLDDAPLAAGAAGAALRYLKDTQKTAAAHVDRLSRQERGGNLLMDESSRANLEVLRSLRDGGRKGSLLGVLDKTVTSLGARKLARWLASPLGSLPEIHARLDAVEELSGRSVWREELAGILKEVGDLERLCGRLSLGAGNARDLRALGLSLAQLPRVVAVLARCESPLLKSLSGPLSALPELAELLSRAVAEEPPVTLKDGGMIRAGFHAELDKLVALSTSGKDLLLQIEQREKERTGISSLKVRYNKVFGYYLEVTKSNLDRVPKDYIRKQTTVNSERFVTPELKEYEEQVLTAEERRCALEIQLFEELRAQVVSAAPRIRSAAEAVATGDALLSFARCAAEYGYTRPEVDASVALSITAGRHPVVERMLGAGDSFVPNDVRLDPAEDAQLMVITGPNMAGKSTVMRQVALTALMAQAGSFVPAKAARIGLCDRIFTRVGAADNLARGQSTFMVEMTETSHILHHATNKSLIILDEIGRGTSTFDGLSIAWAVAEHLHDTVGARALFATHYHELVDLARERPRVKNLCVAVKEQSGKVIFLRKLVPGGASRSYGIEVAKLAGLPPEVVGRARELLQNLESGELDDAGRPRVAVRQPQGGRRGASTGQLGLFGMEPAQGGAGVTPAQQKALDALKGATIDRMTPLDALNLLAKLQRELE, from the coding sequence ATGACGCCCGAGGTGGGGCCGGTGAACGAGGGTGCGGGCGCCCGGGAGATTGCCTCCCTGACCCCCATGATGCGCCAGTACATGGAGGTGAAGGCGCTCCACCCGGACTCGCTGCTGTTCTTCCGGTTGGGTGACTTCTACGAGATGTTCTTCGAGGACGCGGTGAAGGCCTCGGAGATCCTCCAGATCACGCTCACCGCGAGGTCCAAGGGTGCGGACAAGGTGCCCATGTGCGGGGTGCCCTACCACGCCGCGCGGCGCTACATCGGCCGGCTCGTGTCGGAGGGCCTGAAGGTCGCCATCTGCGAACAGGTGGAGGAGCCGGGCAACGGGCCGGGCATCGTCCGCCGGGAAGTCACGCGGGTGATTACCCCGGGCATGGTGCTGGACGAAGAGGTGCTGGAGCCTCAGGCCAGCAACTTCCTGGCCGCCGTGTCCTGGAACGACAAGGGCTGGGGCGCGGCGCTGCTGGAGGCGTCCACCGGCGAGTTCATGGCCCTGGAGGCCCCAGGCATCGCGGAGCTGGCGGAGTCGCTGTCGCGCGTGGAGCCCCGTGAGCTGCTGGTGCCGGACGGGAAGCGGGACGCGCCGGAGGTGGTGCAACTGCTCGCCCGGCTGGTGCGCACGCCAGCGGTGGCGGAGGGCGAGGCCGCGTCGTTCGACCCCACGCGAGCGGCGGGCTACCTGCGCAGTCACTTCGCGGTGCAGTCGCTGTCCGCTTTCGGACTGGATGACGCGCCCCTGGCCGCGGGCGCCGCGGGCGCTGCGCTGCGCTACCTGAAGGACACGCAGAAGACGGCGGCGGCGCACGTGGACCGGCTGAGCCGGCAGGAGCGCGGCGGCAACCTCCTGATGGATGAGTCCTCCCGGGCCAACCTGGAGGTGCTGCGCTCGCTGCGGGACGGTGGGCGCAAGGGCTCGCTGCTGGGCGTGTTGGACAAGACGGTGACGAGCCTGGGCGCGCGCAAGCTGGCGCGGTGGCTGGCGTCTCCGCTGGGCTCCCTGCCGGAAATCCACGCGCGGCTGGACGCGGTGGAAGAGCTGTCCGGGCGCAGCGTGTGGCGCGAGGAACTGGCCGGCATCCTCAAGGAAGTGGGAGACCTGGAGCGGCTGTGCGGCCGGCTGTCGCTGGGCGCGGGCAATGCACGGGACTTGCGCGCGCTGGGCTTGTCGCTGGCGCAGCTTCCCCGGGTGGTGGCGGTGCTGGCGCGGTGTGAGTCCCCGCTGCTCAAATCCCTGTCGGGGCCCCTGTCCGCGCTGCCGGAGCTGGCGGAGCTGCTGTCGCGCGCCGTGGCGGAGGAGCCGCCGGTGACGCTGAAGGACGGCGGCATGATTCGCGCCGGCTTCCACGCGGAGCTGGACAAGCTGGTGGCGCTGTCCACGTCCGGAAAGGACCTGCTGCTCCAGATCGAGCAGCGGGAGAAGGAGCGCACTGGCATCTCCTCGCTGAAGGTCCGCTACAACAAGGTCTTCGGCTACTACCTGGAGGTGACGAAGTCGAACCTCGACCGGGTGCCCAAGGATTACATCCGCAAGCAGACCACGGTGAACTCCGAGCGCTTCGTCACCCCGGAGCTGAAGGAGTACGAGGAGCAGGTGCTCACCGCCGAGGAGCGGCGGTGCGCGCTGGAGATTCAGCTCTTCGAGGAGCTGCGCGCGCAGGTGGTGTCGGCGGCGCCGCGCATCCGGTCCGCCGCGGAGGCGGTGGCCACCGGGGACGCGCTGCTGTCCTTCGCGCGGTGCGCGGCGGAGTACGGCTACACGCGGCCGGAGGTGGACGCGTCCGTCGCGCTCAGCATCACCGCGGGGCGGCACCCGGTGGTGGAGCGCATGCTGGGGGCGGGGGATTCGTTCGTTCCCAACGACGTCCGCCTGGACCCGGCGGAGGACGCGCAGCTGATGGTGATTACCGGTCCGAACATGGCCGGCAAGAGCACGGTGATGCGGCAGGTGGCCCTGACGGCGCTGATGGCGCAGGCGGGCTCATTCGTCCCAGCGAAGGCGGCGCGCATCGGCCTGTGCGATCGCATCTTCACGCGCGTGGGCGCCGCGGACAACCTGGCGCGCGGTCAGTCCACCTTCATGGTGGAGATGACGGAGACCAGCCACATCCTCCATCACGCCACGAACAAGAGCCTCATCATCCTGGATGAGATTGGCCGTGGCACGTCCACCTTCGACGGGCTCTCCATTGCCTGGGCGGTGGCGGAGCACCTGCACGACACGGTGGGGGCGCGCGCGCTGTTCGCCACGCACTACCACGAGCTGGTGGACCTGGCCCGCGAGCGGCCTCGGGTGAAGAACCTGTGCGTCGCCGTGAAGGAGCAGAGCGGCAAGGTCATCTTCCTGCGCAAGCTGGTGCCGGGCGGGGCCAGCCGCTCCTATGGCATCGAGGTGGCGAAGCTGGCGGGCCTGCCTCCGGAGGTCGTGGGGCGCGCGCGTGAGCTGCTCCAGAACCTGGAGTCCGGGGAGCTGGATGACGCGGGCCGGCCCCGGGTGGCCGTGCGGCAGCCCCAGGGCGGCCGGCGCGGGGCTTCGACCGGGCAGCTGGGACTGTTCGGCATGGAGCCGGCGCAGGGCGGCGCCGGGGTGACGCCCGCGCAGCAGAAGGCGCTGGACGCGTTGAAGGGGGCGACCATCGACCGGATGACGCCCCTGGACGCGCTCAACCTGCTGGCGAAGCTCCAGCGCGAGCTGGAGTAG